One Verrucomicrobiota bacterium DNA segment encodes these proteins:
- a CDS encoding RraA family protein yields the protein MMKLEKLIAQRESISTIPFPVPVKEMLKRYEQLYTGAISDVLREFCLLDQALPGYLRPLRDDDVAAGIAFTVKSAPNVKITGEMTFRTKMLDEMHEDAFVVWDTSNDEKATLWGGVMTATAYGKGVKAACIDGGIRDTKQILEKPFPIHYKYRIPTGSLGRCLITHYQIPIKIGDVVIRPGDVIFADIDGVLCVPRDIAYDVLVRAEEIRANEKKIFGWVAEGQSIHQITEKGGYF from the coding sequence ATGATGAAACTGGAAAAGCTGATCGCTCAGCGCGAAAGCATTTCCACCATACCGTTCCCAGTTCCCGTCAAGGAAATGCTGAAGCGCTACGAACAACTCTACACTGGTGCCATCAGCGATGTCTTGCGGGAATTTTGCCTGCTCGACCAGGCGTTGCCGGGATACCTTCGCCCCTTGCGCGATGACGATGTGGCGGCTGGCATCGCCTTCACCGTGAAAAGCGCACCCAACGTGAAAATCACTGGTGAGATGACTTTTCGCACCAAGATGCTGGACGAAATGCACGAGGATGCATTTGTGGTTTGGGATACATCTAATGACGAAAAGGCCACGCTCTGGGGCGGCGTAATGACCGCCACCGCCTACGGCAAGGGTGTGAAAGCGGCATGCATAGACGGCGGTATTCGCGACACCAAACAGATCCTCGAAAAGCCGTTTCCCATTCATTACAAGTACCGCATCCCCACCGGCTCCCTGGGCCGGTGCCTCATCACGCATTACCAGATCCCCATCAAAATCGGCGACGTGGTCATCCGTCCTGGCGACGTGATCTTTGCGGACATTGACGGCGTCCTGTGTGTACCACGCGACATTGCCTATGATGTGCTGGTACGCGCCGAAGAAATCCGCGCCAATGAAAAGAAAATCTTCGGCTGGGTCGCCGAGGGGCAGAGCATCCACCAGATCACCGAAAAAGGAGGCTATTTTTAA
- a CDS encoding MFS transporter — MSTVINYVDRQALSVLLPTLRTELGLSSADYGTITTVFLAAYTIAQIPAGMWIDKIGTRLGFCISIIGWSLAAILHVFARGPLSLAIFRGLLGVTEAGNWPAGTKAVAQWFPQKRRALAMAIFDSGSAVGAVAAPPLVAFLALQFGWRAAFAVTGVLGFIWLAGWLWVYHAPQNHPWLSAEDRATVLAEVGPAQKSTGFSVPLRRIIGTRPLWGLMVTRMVATPVWWFYVFWLPDYLSNGRGFSLKEIGLYGWIPYLAVDLGKMTGGALSDCLLAQGRSATFARKGVMLVGAMAMLSGIQVVDAATSAAAIAWVCVATFGFGMWSANILALHADIFPAETMGTAVGATLMAASLGGAIFTYTVGQVVDKAGYAPVFWVVGLLALAACLGLFLLVGQAERIREK; from the coding sequence TTGTCCACGGTCATCAATTATGTGGACCGGCAGGCTTTGTCAGTTTTGCTGCCAACGTTGCGGACTGAACTCGGGCTCTCCAGTGCGGACTACGGGACGATCACCACCGTATTTCTCGCAGCCTACACCATCGCACAGATTCCAGCGGGCATGTGGATCGACAAGATCGGAACCCGGCTCGGCTTTTGCATCTCGATCATTGGCTGGTCGCTGGCGGCAATTCTTCATGTATTTGCACGCGGCCCGCTCAGCCTGGCCATCTTCCGTGGTCTGCTCGGTGTGACCGAAGCAGGCAATTGGCCGGCTGGCACGAAAGCCGTGGCCCAATGGTTCCCACAAAAGCGTCGGGCGCTGGCCATGGCCATTTTCGACAGCGGTTCAGCAGTAGGCGCGGTCGCCGCACCGCCGCTGGTGGCATTCCTGGCGTTGCAGTTCGGCTGGCGTGCGGCATTTGCCGTGACAGGGGTGCTGGGATTTATCTGGCTGGCGGGTTGGCTATGGGTTTACCACGCGCCACAAAATCACCCCTGGCTGTCGGCGGAAGATCGAGCGACGGTACTCGCCGAAGTTGGCCCCGCTCAAAAATCCACCGGTTTTTCAGTGCCGCTGCGGCGAATCATCGGCACCCGGCCGTTGTGGGGGCTAATGGTGACACGGATGGTAGCGACGCCCGTCTGGTGGTTTTACGTCTTCTGGCTTCCCGATTACCTGAGCAATGGTCGCGGCTTTTCGTTAAAGGAGATCGGCCTCTATGGTTGGATTCCTTACCTGGCAGTGGATCTTGGCAAGATGACCGGCGGCGCGCTCTCCGACTGCTTGCTCGCACAGGGGCGCAGTGCCACATTCGCCCGTAAAGGAGTGATGCTCGTGGGAGCAATGGCCATGCTTAGCGGCATCCAAGTGGTGGATGCAGCCACAAGTGCCGCCGCCATCGCGTGGGTGTGTGTGGCGACCTTCGGCTTCGGCATGTGGAGCGCCAATATCCTTGCGCTGCACGCGGACATTTTTCCCGCTGAAACCATGGGTACTGCGGTGGGTGCAACGCTCATGGCAGCGAGCCTGGGCGGTGCGATCTTCACTTACACCGTTGGCCAGGTGGTGGATAAAGCCGGCTATGCGCCAGTCTTCTGGGTGGTCGGCCTGTTGGCGCTGGCTGCCTGCCTCGGCTTATTCTTGCTGGTTGGGCAGGCGGAGAGAATTCGTGAAAAATGA
- a CDS encoding endo-1,4-beta-xylanase produces MKLIQFLKVRGGILSAMTAISLILCNIPAQAATPEAYQKQWRDPALLKRVTDNIEKYRKGDLVLELADSAGKPLVGAEVTVHQTGHEFLFGCNAFVLGQMKEMEPRYEEAFLRLFNFATVPFYWEGTEPKPGELRYVEPASDMWRRPPPDRFIPFAAKHGITLKGHPLLWHAYNPNWLPKDANELRALYQKRFREISSRFGDKIPIWDVVNESLVCRTNYPLYTPDHAYVGWAFKEAVPLFPAGNTMMINEVTSFNFISADKNPYLSQIKNLLADGAQIRGIGLQYHYFRRAALDKFLVSANCNPAKMLDLYEALADFQLPLFITEITIPSAGSEGEALQAQVVSDHYRLWFSAPTMAGITWWNLGDGTAVKGENEAMGGLMDGELKPKAAYQALDHLINEEWKTQAKAQTDAQGTTRIRGFYGKYQVSVTSGNVTRQFEIQHSGKHQQPHRLTIAKP; encoded by the coding sequence ATGAAACTGATCCAATTCCTAAAGGTACGGGGGGGAATCCTGTCGGCGATGACGGCGATCTCCCTGATACTATGCAACATTCCAGCTCAAGCAGCCACCCCGGAAGCCTACCAAAAACAATGGCGGGACCCCGCTTTACTCAAGCGCGTTACGGATAATATTGAAAAGTACCGCAAGGGCGACCTGGTGCTGGAACTCGCGGATTCTGCCGGAAAACCACTAGTCGGAGCCGAGGTGACCGTGCATCAAACCGGTCACGAATTTCTGTTTGGTTGTAACGCCTTCGTGCTGGGACAAATGAAGGAAATGGAACCACGCTACGAGGAGGCCTTCCTCCGCTTGTTCAATTTCGCCACGGTACCATTCTACTGGGAGGGCACGGAGCCGAAACCGGGCGAACTGCGATATGTGGAACCCGCGTCTGACATGTGGCGCCGACCGCCGCCGGATCGCTTCATTCCATTTGCCGCAAAGCACGGGATTACGCTCAAAGGGCATCCATTGTTATGGCATGCGTATAACCCCAATTGGTTGCCCAAGGACGCCAATGAACTGCGCGCCCTTTACCAGAAACGCTTCCGCGAAATCAGCAGCCGCTTTGGCGACAAAATCCCCATCTGGGATGTGGTGAATGAATCACTAGTGTGCCGTACCAATTATCCGCTGTACACGCCGGACCACGCTTATGTGGGGTGGGCCTTCAAGGAAGCGGTCCCGTTGTTCCCAGCAGGCAACACCATGATGATCAATGAGGTGACCAGCTTTAATTTCATATCCGCAGATAAGAACCCCTATCTTTCCCAGATAAAAAATTTACTGGCGGACGGCGCGCAAATTCGTGGCATCGGTCTGCAATATCATTACTTCCGGCGCGCGGCACTGGATAAATTCCTCGTCAGTGCGAACTGTAACCCGGCAAAAATGCTGGACCTCTACGAAGCGCTGGCCGACTTCCAGCTACCCTTGTTTATAACGGAAATTACCATCCCCTCAGCCGGATCGGAAGGCGAAGCGTTGCAAGCGCAGGTCGTCAGCGATCATTACCGGCTGTGGTTCAGCGCGCCCACCATGGCGGGCATCACCTGGTGGAACTTGGGCGACGGCACAGCGGTTAAAGGCGAAAACGAAGCCATGGGCGGGCTCATGGACGGAGAACTCAAGCCCAAGGCGGCATATCAGGCGCTAGACCACCTCATTAATGAGGAATGGAAAACCCAGGCCAAGGCGCAAACCGATGCCCAAGGCACGACTCGGATACGTGGTTTCTATGGTAAATATCAGGTTTCCGTGACCAGCGGTAATGTGACCCGCCAGTTTGAAATCCAACATTCCGGCAAACATCAGCAGCCGCATCGGTTGACCATTGCAAAACCCTGA
- a CDS encoding beta-galactosidase yields the protein MMKTRRVLTWALAGAVCCTAAITVVAGPKIDTSPDRAKTALNPGLKQIGTIKPRSANEISGSNWTLGCETLDREFADYQQYKEYIVPLGIKTVRLQGGWAKTERVKGTYDFTWLDTLIDDARNRGLNILLETDYGNTNYIGGGGWDLAGGFPTSEEGLAAWDRWVETMATRYKDKVRDWAMWNEPDINKQHKPEDIALFNIRTAEIIKRVIPDSRIAGLSLASSSPKLLESCLKVLADKGKVDLFHWFIYHGYAFNPDSSYKNVEELKRTLAKYSSKPKMRQGENGCPSEKATRFALPNHPWTEFSQAKWDLRRMLGDLGHDVESAVFTICDFNHTGREINRKGLLWATADKKVEKIKLAYYSVQNVVAVFDNTLERIKEPAITVTYDKATACFAYQNTKIRQNLVVLWDNSGTPDDAFVTRPAQVEIKGLAIKEPVWVDLVSGRIYEIPADRITNVSGATMFKDIPLYDAPVLIAEKGMVQ from the coding sequence ATGATGAAAACACGCAGAGTCTTAACCTGGGCACTGGCGGGCGCCGTGTGCTGTACCGCCGCAATTACGGTCGTGGCAGGGCCAAAGATTGACACCTCACCGGACCGGGCGAAGACCGCCCTGAATCCAGGCCTCAAACAGATCGGCACGATCAAGCCTCGCAGTGCCAATGAGATCTCCGGCTCGAACTGGACGCTGGGGTGTGAGACCCTGGACCGTGAATTTGCGGATTATCAGCAGTATAAGGAATACATCGTGCCATTGGGCATCAAGACCGTCCGGCTCCAAGGGGGCTGGGCCAAGACGGAAAGAGTTAAGGGAACCTATGATTTCACCTGGCTGGATACACTCATCGACGATGCCCGCAACCGTGGTCTGAACATCCTGCTGGAGACCGATTATGGAAATACGAATTACATTGGCGGCGGCGGTTGGGATTTGGCAGGCGGCTTTCCAACCTCCGAGGAGGGTTTGGCAGCATGGGATCGTTGGGTAGAGACCATGGCCACCCGATACAAGGACAAAGTCCGCGATTGGGCGATGTGGAACGAACCCGATATCAACAAGCAGCACAAACCGGAGGACATCGCCTTGTTTAACATTCGCACGGCAGAGATCATCAAGCGCGTGATCCCCGATTCACGAATCGCCGGACTCTCGCTGGCGAGTTCCAGCCCGAAGCTATTGGAAAGTTGCCTGAAGGTCCTGGCCGACAAGGGCAAGGTGGATCTCTTCCACTGGTTCATTTACCACGGCTACGCATTCAACCCGGATAGCTCTTATAAAAACGTGGAGGAACTGAAGCGTACATTGGCAAAATACTCGTCGAAACCAAAGATGCGACAGGGCGAAAATGGATGCCCATCGGAGAAAGCGACAAGGTTCGCGCTACCCAACCATCCCTGGACGGAGTTCAGCCAGGCCAAGTGGGACTTGCGTCGGATGCTGGGTGATCTGGGGCACGATGTAGAGTCGGCGGTTTTCACCATCTGCGATTTCAACCATACCGGTCGCGAAATCAACCGCAAAGGATTGCTGTGGGCTACGGCGGACAAAAAGGTGGAGAAAATCAAACTCGCCTACTACTCGGTGCAAAATGTCGTGGCGGTGTTCGACAATACACTCGAACGCATCAAAGAGCCGGCCATCACCGTGACGTATGACAAAGCGACTGCGTGTTTTGCTTACCAAAATACAAAGATTCGGCAAAACCTGGTGGTCTTGTGGGATAATTCAGGAACGCCGGACGATGCGTTCGTGACCCGCCCGGCTCAGGTCGAAATCAAGGGCCTCGCCATCAAGGAACCAGTGTGGGTGGACTTGGTTTCCGGGCGCATTTACGAAATCCCGGCGGATCGCATCACGAACGTGAGCGGAGCGACAATGTTCAAAGACATTCCCCTCTACGACGCACCGGTGTTGATTGCAGAAAAAGGAATGGTACAATGA
- a CDS encoding enolase C-terminal domain-like protein encodes MKITDLKTRTVAIPLNAQLRHNTGVHPGYFLRTILEVITDEGIVGLGEVGGGDQRGALQKLKPRILGLDPFHLGIIKQKVLRSIYYLSNARLYAAIEMACLDIQGKAMNRPLGDLLGGAVRDRVPFIAYLFWRYDRPGGGHDERAEDMADLCEQLHEDLGVKAMKLKAGVMDPMEEARVCELCRTRLGDRFGLRIDPNGVWSVPTAVQVGKRLEPLNMEYFEDPSWGLEGNAAVRQKIRIPIATNMYPARFDDLGPAIRMGAVDIVLTDLHYWEGPRGVKDLEAVCRTFNLGVAMHSGAEFGIELAAMIHTASTIPTMTFAGDAHYHYLTDDIIQGGLMKYKDGCIKVPTGPGLGVALDEEKMKKYERYYEEKGDYYARFHQDPYQPEWFPMVGSI; translated from the coding sequence ATGAAAATCACTGATTTAAAAACGCGCACAGTGGCAATTCCCCTGAACGCGCAGCTGCGCCACAACACCGGGGTACATCCCGGCTATTTTCTCCGCACCATCCTGGAGGTGATCACCGACGAGGGGATCGTGGGACTGGGAGAAGTGGGTGGCGGCGATCAGCGCGGGGCGCTGCAAAAACTCAAGCCGCGCATTCTCGGACTGGATCCTTTTCATCTGGGCATTATCAAACAAAAGGTTCTGCGCAGTATCTATTATCTTTCAAACGCGCGCCTGTATGCAGCCATCGAGATGGCATGCCTGGATATCCAAGGCAAGGCCATGAACCGGCCCTTGGGCGATCTCCTTGGCGGTGCAGTGCGCGACCGGGTGCCATTCATCGCGTATTTGTTCTGGCGCTATGATCGGCCAGGCGGAGGCCACGATGAACGCGCGGAGGATATGGCCGATCTATGCGAGCAATTGCATGAGGATTTGGGCGTCAAGGCCATGAAACTCAAAGCTGGCGTGATGGACCCCATGGAGGAAGCCCGGGTTTGCGAGTTGTGCCGGACGCGACTCGGTGACCGGTTCGGGCTGCGCATTGATCCCAACGGCGTGTGGTCGGTGCCCACGGCGGTACAAGTCGGCAAACGGCTTGAACCGCTAAACATGGAATACTTTGAAGATCCATCATGGGGACTGGAAGGCAACGCGGCAGTGCGTCAAAAAATTCGTATCCCGATTGCCACGAACATGTATCCGGCCCGGTTTGATGACCTTGGTCCGGCCATCCGGATGGGAGCCGTGGATATCGTGCTCACAGATCTGCATTACTGGGAAGGCCCGCGTGGCGTCAAAGATCTCGAAGCAGTTTGCCGCACATTTAACCTGGGAGTTGCCATGCACAGCGGGGCGGAATTCGGCATTGAACTCGCCGCCATGATTCACACCGCGTCCACCATCCCCACCATGACCTTTGCCGGAGACGCGCATTATCATTACCTGACCGATGACATCATCCAGGGTGGACTGATGAAATATAAGGATGGCTGTATCAAAGTGCCAACCGGTCCCGGCCTGGGCGTGGCACTGGATGAAGAGAAGATGAAAAAATACGAGCGTTATTACGAGGAAAAGGGCGATTACTACGCGCGATTCCATCAGGATCCGTATCAACCGGAGTGGTTCCCGATGGTGGGAAGCATTTAA
- a CDS encoding GxxExxY protein produces the protein MSQTEFGDLAYEVMRAMFDIRDELGRFFDEKIYKRELAHCFPGAHLEVPIEVSYQTFIKPYFLDVLVNDGAVFEFKTVDILTPRHESQLLNYLLLAELEHGKLINLRSETIEQKFVNTTLHLGERSRFEIDQSGWEQHVGGASWFHETMVGLLQDWGTGLDLTLYEDALIHFLGGETEAIREVEVSMSDRRLGQQKMRLAAPGVAFKLTTLPNHLEVFEAHATRLLEHTNLEALLWANIGRKTVTFRTLKRGQITKHRGASS, from the coding sequence ATGTCGCAAACGGAGTTCGGTGACTTGGCTTACGAGGTGATGCGGGCGATGTTTGACATCCGCGATGAACTCGGCCGTTTTTTCGACGAGAAGATTTACAAGCGTGAACTGGCCCACTGCTTTCCTGGGGCGCATCTCGAAGTGCCTATCGAGGTGAGTTACCAAACCTTCATCAAGCCATACTTCCTCGATGTGCTCGTAAACGATGGGGCCGTGTTTGAGTTTAAAACCGTGGATATTTTGACACCGCGGCACGAATCGCAACTGCTGAACTACCTGCTCTTGGCAGAACTTGAACACGGAAAACTGATCAATCTCCGGTCGGAAACCATCGAACAAAAGTTCGTCAATACCACCCTGCATCTCGGCGAGCGGAGTCGTTTCGAAATTGATCAAAGCGGTTGGGAGCAACACGTTGGCGGTGCGAGTTGGTTCCATGAAACCATGGTGGGATTGCTTCAAGACTGGGGAACAGGCCTCGACCTGACGCTTTATGAAGACGCGTTGATTCATTTTCTTGGTGGTGAGACGGAAGCCATCCGGGAAGTGGAAGTCAGCATGTCTGATCGCAGGCTCGGTCAGCAGAAGATGCGGTTGGCTGCGCCGGGAGTTGCCTTCAAGCTCACCACACTGCCGAACCATCTGGAGGTATTCGAGGCGCACGCAACACGGTTGTTGGAACATACGAATCTCGAGGCGCTTTTGTGGGCTAACATCGGAAGGAAAACAGTGACGTTCCGGACTTTGAAACGCGGACAAATAACCAAACACAGGGGTGCCTCATCATGA
- a CDS encoding MFS transporter, which translates to MRRKYKYLSKNGNPKTLLLNSYSATFSLMHMRVPTSLPAAPAQPAWYKWELLVLLWLAFFLHQGDRQIYNSVIPLIKTDLGLDDVQLGLIGSIFTLVYGVLVPVAGFIGDILPRKWIVVMSLLIFSIGTTLSGLSSGLIMLVLFRSVTTGGGEAFFYPSATSLLAQFHDKTRALALAILQTALYVGITASGLIAGYIGERYGWRTAFFAFGGVGVLWAGVAAWRLRNTPQVRAAAPQTQPRIPLNEVLWYVLRRPSVWLLSLAFGAMVYVNIGYLTWAPTFLHENFKLSLANAGFSSMFYHHLFAFFGVLIGGKIADRLAEKRPSIRMEANFLGLLCGAPFIYWLGQAPSVEISYIALAGFGLFRGIYDSNLFASLFDVVEPRLRASATGLMLSFAFVIGSLAPTVLGWMKMRVGLATGLSSLAWFYLFGALSILIAVKFFLKRDYVRKK; encoded by the coding sequence ATGAGAAGAAAGTATAAGTATTTGAGCAAGAATGGCAACCCCAAAACCTTGCTTCTGAATAGCTATTCCGCAACTTTCTCCTTGATGCACATGCGTGTCCCAACATCGCTACCTGCCGCCCCAGCCCAACCTGCTTGGTACAAGTGGGAATTGCTGGTTTTGCTGTGGTTGGCCTTTTTTCTGCACCAGGGGGACCGCCAGATTTACAACTCGGTTATTCCGCTCATCAAAACTGATCTGGGCCTGGATGATGTCCAACTCGGTTTGATCGGTTCCATTTTTACCCTGGTGTATGGCGTGCTGGTGCCGGTGGCCGGCTTTATCGGCGACATTCTGCCGCGCAAGTGGATCGTGGTGATGAGCCTGCTGATTTTCAGCATTGGCACGACGCTATCCGGCCTGAGTTCCGGGCTGATCATGCTCGTGCTTTTTCGTAGCGTGACGACCGGTGGTGGCGAGGCGTTTTTCTATCCGTCTGCCACCTCGCTGCTGGCGCAATTCCATGACAAAACGCGCGCCTTGGCGCTGGCTATTCTACAAACCGCCCTGTATGTCGGCATCACCGCCAGCGGACTGATTGCCGGGTATATTGGCGAACGCTACGGCTGGCGCACCGCATTCTTCGCCTTTGGCGGCGTGGGCGTACTTTGGGCAGGCGTGGCGGCCTGGCGGTTACGTAACACGCCGCAGGTTCGCGCAGCAGCACCGCAGACACAACCTCGGATTCCCTTGAATGAGGTGCTGTGGTATGTGCTGCGACGCCCTTCGGTCTGGCTGCTCAGCCTGGCTTTTGGCGCCATGGTGTATGTGAACATCGGGTACCTCACCTGGGCTCCGACCTTTCTGCACGAGAATTTCAAACTATCGCTGGCCAACGCCGGTTTTTCCTCCATGTTTTATCATCATCTCTTTGCCTTTTTCGGTGTGCTGATCGGCGGAAAGATTGCGGATCGCCTGGCGGAAAAACGGCCATCCATCCGTATGGAAGCCAATTTTCTGGGCCTGCTCTGCGGCGCCCCGTTCATCTACTGGCTGGGACAAGCACCCAGCGTGGAAATCAGCTATATCGCGCTGGCCGGATTTGGGTTATTCCGAGGCATCTACGATTCCAACCTTTTCGCGTCGTTATTTGATGTGGTCGAGCCCCGGCTACGGGCATCAGCCACGGGATTGATGCTTTCGTTCGCTTTTGTCATCGGCTCTCTGGCTCCCACGGTTTTGGGCTGGATGAAGATGCGGGTGGGGCTGGCAACCGGCCTATCGTCCCTGGCCTGGTTCTACCTGTTTGGCGCCCTCTCCATCCTAATTGCGGTGAAGTTCTTTTTGAAACGGGATTATGTGAGGAAAAAATAA
- a CDS encoding BNR-4 repeat-containing protein: MNNLCRTLAVSKAATIHPAPIERRVFLRRCLGTAIVAQCSGPLLALAAEPELVTATAKDSGYRGIWFELGQKSEFGDKYSGGLATYTANHVPIAIYAKEVEKTFFVYGGAKDGKRHLLAMASYYDHRKHVVPRPTIVHDKNGVDDPHDNPSLCLDGQGYLWVFVSGRAKVRPGFIYRSTKPYSTDAFEQVGQREFTYPQARWVEGLGFLFLFTKYTKGRELYYSTSPDGRTWAPDKKFAGMGGHYQTSHLIGKRVITAFNMHPGGNVDKRTNLYYLQTDDFGKTWCNVRGESVELPLSQAQNPALVRDYQAEKQLVYIHDLDLDAQGRPVILFNTSNDFKPGPSGDPRWLTVARWSGEQWNYTQVTKVNHNYSTGSIYFENDGHWRVIAPTEKGPQPVGSGAEIAIWTSDDNGKTWKQRSQVTRGSALNHNYVRRPMNAHADFYAFWADGNPDKLSKSQLYFANRDGDKVWRLPYDMTGEFGEPERVKY; this comes from the coding sequence ATGAACAATTTGTGTCGCACGTTAGCTGTAAGCAAGGCCGCCACTATTCACCCAGCCCCCATTGAACGCCGCGTATTTTTGCGCCGGTGCTTGGGAACTGCCATCGTAGCTCAATGCAGCGGTCCTTTACTGGCTCTAGCTGCGGAACCGGAACTTGTCACCGCCACCGCCAAAGACTCGGGTTATCGGGGTATCTGGTTTGAGCTGGGACAAAAATCCGAGTTTGGTGACAAATACTCAGGCGGGCTCGCCACCTACACGGCCAATCACGTACCAATCGCCATTTACGCCAAAGAAGTTGAGAAAACCTTTTTTGTTTATGGTGGGGCCAAAGACGGCAAACGGCACCTGCTGGCCATGGCATCGTATTACGATCATCGCAAGCACGTGGTACCCCGCCCCACCATTGTGCATGACAAGAATGGCGTGGATGATCCGCATGATAATCCCAGCCTTTGCCTGGATGGACAGGGATACCTATGGGTATTTGTCAGTGGTCGCGCCAAGGTTCGGCCCGGATTTATTTATCGCAGCACCAAACCTTACAGCACCGACGCCTTTGAGCAGGTGGGGCAACGAGAATTTACCTATCCGCAGGCACGTTGGGTGGAAGGACTGGGATTCCTGTTTTTATTTACGAAATACACCAAGGGACGGGAGCTGTATTACAGCACCAGTCCGGATGGCCGCACATGGGCGCCGGATAAGAAATTTGCCGGCATGGGTGGGCATTACCAAACGAGCCACCTGATTGGCAAACGGGTAATCACAGCCTTCAACATGCATCCCGGAGGCAACGTGGACAAGCGGACCAATCTGTATTACCTGCAGACGGATGATTTTGGAAAAACCTGGTGTAACGTGCGCGGGGAATCCGTGGAACTGCCGCTCAGTCAGGCACAAAACCCAGCTCTCGTGCGCGATTATCAGGCCGAAAAACAACTGGTCTATATCCATGATCTGGACTTGGACGCACAAGGCCGGCCAGTGATTCTTTTCAACACCTCAAACGATTTCAAACCGGGCCCGAGCGGTGATCCACGTTGGCTGACCGTGGCACGCTGGTCCGGGGAACAGTGGAACTACACGCAGGTAACCAAGGTAAACCACAACTACAGTACCGGCTCAATTTACTTTGAAAACGATGGCCACTGGCGGGTCATTGCGCCCACAGAAAAGGGGCCACAGCCGGTGGGTTCTGGCGCTGAAATCGCCATCTGGACCAGCGACGACAACGGCAAGACCTGGAAGCAACGATCCCAAGTTACCCGTGGTAGCGCCCTGAATCACAATTATGTCCGGCGGCCAATGAATGCTCACGCGGACTTTTACGCCTTCTGGGCGGATGGCAATCCGGACAAACTCTCCAAGTCACAACTCTATTTCGCAAATCGCGATGGCGATAAAGTATGGCGCCTGCCTTACGATATGACCGGTGAGTTCGGCGAACCCGAGCGGGTCAAATATTAA
- a CDS encoding SDR family oxidoreductase, producing MSVKATLQLNGRRALVTGSGQGIGRAIAAALAEFGADVMVHCAGNLAKAEAVRRKIEACGVKSGVVAADLAAPGAAEQILQATRAAIGDPDILVLNASVQIRKPWQQITAEDFRQQVEVNFGSCLWLIQRCAPAMQTNKWGRILTLGSVQQVKPHPEMQVYSATKSALVNLCRSLAPQLAKDGITINNLAPGAIATGRNEKALADEPYLAKVLEKIPAGYIGEPQDCAGLAVLLCSEAGRYITGADFLVDGGMSL from the coding sequence ATGAGTGTTAAAGCCACCTTGCAATTAAATGGGCGGCGCGCCCTGGTAACCGGCTCCGGCCAAGGCATCGGTCGCGCGATCGCGGCGGCGCTGGCGGAGTTCGGTGCGGACGTGATGGTTCATTGCGCTGGAAACCTGGCCAAGGCGGAAGCGGTCCGCCGGAAAATCGAAGCCTGCGGCGTCAAATCCGGCGTGGTGGCCGCCGATCTGGCTGCGCCCGGAGCCGCCGAACAAATCCTCCAAGCCACCCGGGCCGCCATTGGTGACCCGGACATCCTGGTACTCAACGCTTCAGTACAAATCCGCAAGCCCTGGCAGCAAATCACGGCTGAGGATTTTCGCCAACAGGTGGAGGTGAATTTCGGTTCCTGCCTGTGGCTGATCCAGCGTTGCGCGCCAGCCATGCAGACCAATAAATGGGGGCGAATCCTGACCCTCGGCAGCGTGCAACAAGTCAAACCACACCCGGAGATGCAGGTGTATTCCGCCACCAAATCGGCGCTGGTGAATCTCTGCCGCAGTCTGGCGCCGCAACTGGCGAAGGACGGCATCACCATTAACAATCTGGCACCCGGGGCGATCGCCACCGGGCGCAACGAAAAAGCGTTGGCCGATGAGCCGTACCTCGCCAAAGTGCTGGAGAAAATCCCGGCCGGGTACATCGGAGAGCCGCAGGATTGCGCTGGCCTTGCAGTGTTGCTGTGTTCCGAGGCAGGTCGTTACATCACCGGCGCGGACTTTCTGGTGGATGGAGGAATGTCCCTTTGA